ACACATCGCCCACGCCATTGCCACCAACCATCCGGACGTCATCATGATCGTGCTGCTGATCGACGAGCGCCCGGAAGAAGTAACGGAAATGACGCGCACCGTGCGCGGCGAAGTGGTCGCCTCCACCTTCGACGAACCCGCCACGCGCCACGTCCAGGTCGCCGAAATGGTGCTGGAAAAAGCCAAGCGCCTGGTGGAACACAAAAAGGACGTGGTGATCCTGCTCGACTCCATCACCCGCCTGGCACGCGCCTACAACACAGTCGTGCCCGCCTCCGGCAAGGTGCTCACCGGCGGCGTCGACGCCAACGCCCTGCAACGCCCCAAGCGCTTCTTCGGCGCCGCGCGCAACATCGAGGAAGGCGGCAGCCTGACCATCATCGCCACCGCCCTGGTGGACACCGGCTCGCGCATGGACGACGTGATCTACGAAGAATTCAAGGGCACCGGCAACATGGAAATCCATCTTGACCGCAAGATGGCCGAAAAGCGCCTCTACCCCGCGATCAACGTCAACCGCTCCGGCACCCGCCGCGAAGAACTGCTGATCAAGCAGGACATCCTGCAAAAGATCTGGGTGCTGCGCAAACTGCTCTACCCGATGGACGACCTGGAAGCGATGGAATTCCTGCTCGACAAGATCAAAGCCACCAAGTGCAACGCGGACTTCTTCGACTCCATGCGCAGGGGCTAGGCTTCCAGGCCGCGGCTGCTTCACGGTCGCACGTGCCGAGGCTCCGCGCTTCGCAGCCACACCTCTCAGCAATGAAATTCCTGCTCACTGGTAGAGCGGTTCATCCCCACGGGCGTGGGGAACACGCCATGCGCCCGCCTGAAGCGGGCTGAAATTTACGCTGTTTTTGCCTGGTCCCGGCTGTTGCCCAGCAGATCGAAGTGCGCCCGCA
This genomic stretch from Sulfuricella sp. harbors:
- the rho gene encoding transcription termination factor Rho, with translation MHLSDLKQKHVSELVEMAIANEIDGASRLRKQDLIFALLKNQAKKGESIFGDGTLEVLQDGFGFLRSPDTSYLAGPDDIYVSPSQIRRFNLHTGDTIQGEIRTPKEGERYFALVKVDKVNDEPPENSKHKILFENLTPLFPTQPMILERDIKAEENITGRVIDMVAPIGKGQRGLLVASPKSGKTVMLQHIAHAIATNHPDVIMIVLLIDERPEEVTEMTRTVRGEVVASTFDEPATRHVQVAEMVLEKAKRLVEHKKDVVILLDSITRLARAYNTVVPASGKVLTGGVDANALQRPKRFFGAARNIEEGGSLTIIATALVDTGSRMDDVIYEEFKGTGNMEIHLDRKMAEKRLYPAINVNRSGTRREELLIKQDILQKIWVLRKLLYPMDDLEAMEFLLDKIKATKCNADFFDSMRRG